A section of the Oreochromis aureus strain Israel breed Guangdong linkage group 22, ZZ_aureus, whole genome shotgun sequence genome encodes:
- the LOC116317227 gene encoding venom phosphodiesterase 1 — translation MDWISEAKRNKKKIIIGVLAVSIVTLILGLGLGLGLDLQRCQNQVTPHTSCRNRCYEPFDNEKPGCRCDENCVAANSCCFDYHDICTAPTEQWECTKVRCGEKRLTQSKCHCSDDCLSAGDCCTNYKHVCQGEKQWVEDTCDNLSTPTCPAGYKQPLLLVSLDGLRAEYLQTWSALIPVLDKLRKCGTSAPFMQSAFPTKTFPNHYSIVTGLYPESNGLIDNTMYDPVFDATFSLSSPEKNNPDWYLGQPIWHTAKYHGLKSGTFFWPGSDVKIADSFPDIYIPYDGTVPFEERVFTVLKWLQLPANERPDFFTLYLEEPDKSGHSYGPVSGGIIASLQGVDKIIGQLMNGLKQINLHRCLNIVIVADHGMEETSCERKEALQELVGDTSMYVVTEGPIGRIRAKDKDALWDSAGLVANMTCKKPDQKIKPYLKANLPKRLHFANSRRIEDVSILVDTKWLFERDPGSLTFCSGGNHGYDNDFESMHAMFISYGPKFQNEKEIDPFSNTELYNLMCDILEVSPSSNNGTHGSMNHVLRQPYYTPVHPAEQSEPTQCPLVNLNPEDDLGCSCGEVDETNINKRLNLSAEEASTAEKKHALFGRPRMLQPDQSYCILYQEGFISAYSHKALMPLWSSFTIDNPNNLDPLPPVTPDCLRADARISASQSPRCDQYTAAGNLRSAFLYPPNFNTTVDQQYDALLMSNVVPMYPEFKKIWDYFHNTLLKKYASIYNGINVVMGPVFDYNYDGQFDTPDQIQQFLPDTNISIPTHYFIVLTSCRDSAQSVTSCDSELQTVSFLLPHRADNLESCKSTEAESQWVEDHMWFHQARVRDVEWLTGLDFYQGSNRPVPELLRVKTRPTAAIYRKQ, via the exons TCACGCCCCACACATCCTGCAGGAATAGATGTTATGAGCCTTTTGACAACGAGAAACCTGGCTGCAGATGTGATGAAAACTGCGTAGCCGCCAACAGCTGCTGCTTTGACTACCATGACATCTGCACTGCTCCTA CTGAGCAGTGGGAATGCACAAAGGTGCGCTGTGGTGAGAAGAGGCTGACGCAGAGCAAGTGCCACTGTTCAGATGACTGTCTTTCTGCTGGAGACTGCTGCACCAACTACAAACACGTCTGCCAAG GAGAGAAACAGTGGGTCGAAGATACGTGCGACAATCTGTCAACCCCCACGTGTCCAGCAGG CTATAAGCAACCACTGCTCCTTGTGTCTTTGGATGGCCTGAGGGCGGAGTACCTGCAGACATGGAGTGCACTCATCCCTGTCCTGGATAAACTCA GAAAGTGTGGAACTTCAGCTCCATTCATGCAGTCTGCATTTCCGACAAAGACTTTTCCCAATCACTACTCCATTGTTACG GGTCTCTACCCAGAGTCAAATGGTCTGATTGACAATACCATGTATGACCCGGTGTTTGATGCCACCTTCTCTCTGTCCAGTCCAGAGAAAAATAACCCCGACTGGTACCTTGGACAACCT atTTGGCACACAGCAAAGTACCACGGACTGAAGTCTGGGACTTTCTTCTGGCCCGGATCGGATGTGAAAATCGCCGACAGCTTTCCTGACATCTACATACCTTATGACGG TACAGTGCCATTTGAAGAAAGAGTATTCACTGTGCTTAAGTGGCTGCAGCTGCCGGCTAATGAAAG GCCGGATTTCTTTACACTATATCTGGAGGAGCCGGATAAATCTGGACACAGTTATGGTCCTGTGAGTGGAGGG ATTATTGCATCACTCCAGGGTGTGGATAAGATCATTGGTCAGCTGATGAATGGACTGAAGCAAATTAATCTGCACCGCTGTCTCAACATCGTTATTGTGGCTGATCATG GTATGGAGGAAACAAGCTGTGAAAGAAAGGAAGCACTGCAGGAACTCGTGGGCGATACCAGCATGTATGTGGTAACTGAGGGTCCCATTGGACGCATCAGAGCCAAGGACAAAGACGCACTGT GGGACTCTGCTGGACTTGTTGCTAATATGAct TGTAAGAAACCAGACCAAAAAATCAAGCCATACCTGAAGGCTAACCTACCAAAGCGCCTTCACTTTGCCAACAGTCGTCGCATTGAAGATGTCAGCATCCTGGTTGACACTAAATGGCTGTTTGAGAG GGATCCAGGGTCTCTCACGTTCTGCTCTGGTGGTAACCACGGCTATGACAATGACTTTGAGAGCATGCAT GCCATGTTTATCAGTTATGGCCCCAAGTTTCAGAACGAAAAAGAGATTGACCCCTTCTCCAATACTGAACTTTACAATCTAATGTGTG ATATCCTCGAGGTTTCTCCTTCCAGCAATAATGGAACCCACGGCAGCATGAATCACGTCTTACGGCAGCCCTACTACACACCGGTGCACCCTGCTGAACAAAGTGAGCCCACTCAGTGTCCACTGGTCAACCTAAACCCTGAAGACGACCTGGGATGCTCCTGTGGTGAGGTG GATGAAACTAATATCAACAAACGACTGAATCTGAGTGCAGAGGAGG CATCCACTGCAGAAAAGAAGCATGCACTTTTTGGTCGACCTCGGATGCTTCAACCTGACCAAAGTTATTGCATCCTCTACCAGGAGGGATTCATCAGCGCCTACAGCCACAAAGCCCTGATGCCCCTGTGGAGCTCCTTCACCATCGACAACCCT AATAACCTGGACCCATTGCCTCCAGTCACACCAGATTGTTTGCGGGCAGATGCGAGAATTTCAGCATCTCAGAGTCCCAGATGTGATCAGTACACTGCTGCTGGAAACCTGCGTTCAGCCTTCTTGTACCCACCCA ATTTTAATACAACGGTGGACCAGCAGTATGATGCTTTACTGATGAGTAATGTGGTACCAATGTACCCTGAGTTTAAGA aGATCTGGGACTACTTCCACAACACTTTGCTTAAGAAATATGCCTCCATTTATAACGGCATAAATGTGGTAATGGGTCCAGTGTTTGATTACAACTATGACGGACAATTTGACACCCCGGATCAGATCCAGCA GTTTCTTCCTGATACAAACATCTCCATCCCCACACACTACTTTATTGTGTTGACCAGCTGCAGAGACTCTGCTCAAAGCGTGACTTCCTGTGACAGCGAGCTGCAGACTGTGTCCTTTCTCCTGCCTCACAGAGCTGACAACCTGGAAAGTTGCAAA AGTACAGAAGCAGAATCTCAGTGGGTTGAAGATCACATGTGGTTCCACCAGGCACGGGTCAGGGACGTTGAGTGGCTCACAGGGCTGGACTTTTACCAGGGTAGCAATCGACCAGTCCCAGAGCTGCTGAGGGTGAAGACCCGCCCCACAGCAGCCATttacagaaaacaataa